From one Planktothrix agardhii NIES-204 genomic stretch:
- the accC gene encoding acetyl-CoA carboxylase, biotin carboxylase subunit has product MRFSKILIANRGEIALRILRTCEEMGIATVAVHSTVDRHALHVQLADEAVCIGEPSSSKSYLNIPNIIAAALTRNATAIHPGYGFLAENARFAEICADHDIAFIGPTPHAMRSMGDKSTAKETMQRVGVPTVPGSDGLLSDDKEALQLACKIGYPVIIKATAGGGGRGMRLVREDSELPKLFAAAQGEAEAAFGNPGVYLEKFIERPRHIEIQILADNYGNVIYLGERDCSIQRRHQKLLEEAPSSFITPKLRQKMGTAAVKAAKSINYTGAGTVEFLVDQSGNFYFMEMNTRIQVEHPVTEMITGLDLIAEQIRIAQGEKLLLTQNQVILRGHSIECRINAEDPEHNFRPHPGRISGYLPPGGNGVRIDSHVYTDYEIPPYYDSLIGKLIVWGPDRPTAILRMKRALREFAITGVPTTIGFHQKILENPEFLRGEIYTNFVEKMMKKGE; this is encoded by the coding sequence ATGCGATTCTCAAAAATATTAATTGCCAATCGAGGGGAAATAGCTTTACGGATTCTTCGCACCTGCGAGGAAATGGGTATTGCGACGGTTGCTGTTCATTCAACGGTGGATCGCCACGCCCTTCATGTCCAACTAGCCGATGAAGCCGTTTGTATCGGGGAACCCAGCAGCAGTAAAAGCTATTTGAATATTCCCAATATTATCGCCGCCGCCCTGACTCGTAACGCCACGGCCATTCATCCCGGCTATGGATTTTTAGCCGAAAACGCCCGATTTGCCGAAATTTGTGCCGATCATGATATTGCCTTCATTGGCCCCACACCCCACGCTATGCGGTCAATGGGAGACAAATCAACGGCCAAGGAAACCATGCAACGGGTCGGAGTTCCTACTGTACCGGGCAGTGATGGACTCCTGAGTGATGACAAAGAAGCCCTACAACTGGCCTGCAAAATCGGTTATCCGGTGATTATTAAAGCCACCGCAGGGGGGGGAGGTCGGGGAATGCGGTTAGTTAGGGAAGATTCGGAACTCCCCAAACTCTTTGCCGCCGCCCAAGGGGAAGCGGAAGCCGCCTTTGGTAACCCGGGGGTTTATTTGGAGAAGTTTATTGAACGTCCTCGCCATATTGAAATTCAGATTTTAGCTGATAATTATGGCAATGTAATTTACTTAGGAGAACGGGATTGTTCGATTCAAAGACGTCACCAAAAACTATTAGAAGAAGCACCAAGTTCTTTTATTACTCCTAAACTGCGTCAAAAGATGGGAACGGCGGCGGTAAAAGCGGCTAAATCTATTAATTATACCGGGGCAGGAACCGTTGAATTTCTAGTTGATCAGTCGGGCAATTTCTATTTTATGGAAATGAATACCCGGATTCAAGTTGAACATCCGGTAACGGAAATGATCACCGGATTAGATTTAATTGCTGAACAAATTCGCATCGCCCAAGGGGAAAAGTTATTATTAACTCAAAATCAAGTAATTTTGCGCGGTCATTCCATCGAATGTCGGATTAATGCCGAAGATCCTGAACATAATTTCCGCCCCCACCCCGGACGAATTAGTGGTTATTTACCTCCTGGGGGAAATGGGGTGAGAATTGATTCCCATGTCTATACGGATTATGAAATTCCTCCCTATTATGATTCTTTAATTGGGAAATTAATTGTTTGGGGGCCAGATCGTCCGACGGCGATTTTAAGAATGAAACGGGCGTTACGGGAATTTGCGATTACGGGAGTTCCGACAACGATCGGATTTCATCAAAAAATATTAGAAAATCCCGAATTTCTCCGAGGGGAAATTTATACAAATTTTGTGGAAAAAATGATGAAGAAAGGAGAATAG